In the genome of Pontibacter actiniarum, the window AACTCTGAACCTAACCCGAACACGCATACTTTGGAGCAGGCTGTGCAGGACCTGGAAACGCTCATCGAAATGGCAACCCTGAAAGCCCCTTTCATTCTGGTAGGCCATTCGTACGGCGCCTTTATCATTCGCGCCTATGCCTCAAAGCACCCGGACAAAGTGAAGGGTTTAGTGTTTGTGGACCCGGCACATGAGAAAATGATGCAGGAACTGAAAAAGGCAGACTATACCAAAGCAGTAAAAGACATGGAACTGCAGAACAGTTTTGTGCCCGCCAAGTTCAAGCAGGAAAACGAGGCTATTAACGCCATATTTGAGAAAGCCGAGCTGCCTGACTTCGGGAAGCTGCCGCAGGTGCCAGCAGTTGTACTGACTTCGGTTCAGAAGCGGGTCAACCCGGAGTTATTCCTGCACGAGCCAAAGGGCGTGGAAGTATGGCGTAACCTGCACAACGAGTTATTTAGCCAGTTTACCAGCGGCGCACATATCATCACCTCCAGAAGCGGCCACAACATACACCGCGAAGAGCCTGAACTGGTAATTAATGCGATCAGCCAGGTGGTGCAGGAAGCCAACAAGCAAAAGCAGCAACAGGAACGCGAAGCCAGAATGGCAGCTTTGGAAGCTAAGATGGCAGAGGCAGCTGCTTACCTGAAGCAACGAAAAGAGCCAAAGGCTGAAGCTGTAGTGTTTGATGCGTTGAAGAACTCCGGGCTCAATGAACCCATGATCAACACGATTGCCTACCAGCAACTCAGCAACCCTGACAATGTGGCCCTGGCGCTGCTGACACTCAAGTATAACACGCTTACCTATCCTCAATCTGCCAATGCATTCGACAGCTACGGCGAGGCCTTCCTGAAAAAAGGGAATCTGAAACTGGCAGAACAACAGTTTCTGAAGGCCATTAAACTTGCCACTGCAGCAAACGACTCCTCCACACTCAAAAACAGCAAAAGCAACCTGGAGAAAATCGAGCAGCTAAAGAAGGCTAAATAACTGGAGGTGGATGGTGCACCGGACTGCTGAATGTTACCAGCGTAAGCGGACAAAGCAAATCTTGTCCGCTTACGCTTAGGTAGCCATAACATGAAAGCGTCTGTTAAAAGTATAAACTCCTTTAGTAATGTACAGAATGAGTTGTAGCAGCAGGAAGCAGCATCTGCTAACAAGCCAATGGTCCCTCAAAACGCCCCAACCACATGGCAAACGCTG includes:
- a CDS encoding alpha/beta fold hydrolase, translating into MMIKRTLLLLFFLGNLALAQAQQTQLVNVGNHSLEMIQAGTGEYTVIFESGFGTPYTVWGNVASEVMQTNQVMLYSRAGTGNSEPNPNTHTLEQAVQDLETLIEMATLKAPFILVGHSYGAFIIRAYASKHPDKVKGLVFVDPAHEKMMQELKKADYTKAVKDMELQNSFVPAKFKQENEAINAIFEKAELPDFGKLPQVPAVVLTSVQKRVNPELFLHEPKGVEVWRNLHNELFSQFTSGAHIITSRSGHNIHREEPELVINAISQVVQEANKQKQQQEREARMAALEAKMAEAAAYLKQRKEPKAEAVVFDALKNSGLNEPMINTIAYQQLSNPDNVALALLTLKYNTLTYPQSANAFDSYGEAFLKKGNLKLAEQQFLKAIKLATAANDSSTLKNSKSNLEKIEQLKKAK